The following is a genomic window from Engraulis encrasicolus isolate BLACKSEA-1 chromosome 13, IST_EnEncr_1.0, whole genome shotgun sequence.
tcgactataaggagatatactgacggtctaaaaaatcaaaacaaaacccattgcttctgttaggcgcagttctcttccttaccacttggtggagtctgttcgtaacccaagtcagtaaccacagagcaagtgaatggactggaaagactgtaaactgtaacagtcgtgtggaaatcggaaaataaatcataatttattaacatttccatcctttggtaaccaatatacatatcacaggttcttcaaatactgaaaacaaaactgtgttactaagatcttgtaaacttccgcgatctacggtgtatgaaaattatcagtagagaaggggtgtggccaatttactgtttgacaccgtcagtgaggtattgccgtctgatATGCGGTATAAACATTGGCTAGTCAGCCGCACTAAAATACAggaaagtggaaagtgggaagtcagtgctaatAAGTATAATGTCGAAACGTAAGAGCCGGTTAAGAATGCAGTGTGGCcgcatttcacggccgcggcccaccaggACAAGTCctcgatctcccgacggccactccgcgcctgatgcACAGAATgattgggaacatacattgtccatatcaaacctctgtctttaaaactgtgcttaccacagtccttcaaagatgcccacaaattcaaaggtgagaatttttcaagcaactttaagcccccagaaaacggtggtaaatgacaagaggatgtgtgaaaatccacaatccacaaatacatgttccaaatgttaccctttgaaatttgtaaggacctacttaaagtgatactgtcccatttttggaaataagcttattttacaactccccttcagttaaataatagggtattACCAttatcctgtactttcaaccgttctctggttatggcagtgtaaattttacctccaagctagcagtaaaCATTGAGGGAACCAgacaaagcagtgacgctgtcaAATTCACACAGTGCCTGTGAAATGCAGGCTATTCATCTATCAAAGTCAACAATctttgtcaacaaaatcatgtccccgacttcacccatcttcaactgcagttaccaaatgcgacattacaatccaccatgtatcATTTGTAGGTTctgcatataatgtttaatattgtaggctatagcctaccactaatatggaagcacggttggtgagtgagtggttagaatgtcggaatttcaaacacgtttgccgtttccttatcggaggcgtgagttcaatccccggtgaatagcctataataaccacccatcacatcttttttccagaacggcaagcgaagtcattctcacgctcatgggcaacgcaacactttcaacaggtcatggccaggcagattgcagttaaatgctgcttgaaatgataactgaaattacgcttgagaattaataaaacatatcagaatgtttctttaattttcgagtctgcacgcgtctttacgcgcaacgtaagcgggtggatctgccattattgccgttgtagggGGCCTATATAAAGacccgcaggaagggacctatggaaggggccgttaatgtctgtaaacatggcacattcaaagtccttcaacgtcggaaaagacctgttaacacaatcatatccccaaaatccaccccattaaatgcaataaccaaatgtcggtctacacatcaccatcaatgaagagcaatgggcggtgaatggtaagcgcgaaggcattttcagtgtgacaagatttcgattccctcagtaagataggcctacattaaacgcaggtgcctattcctctgtgcaactgtttatccaacctctgtgtgtgtgcgtaaagtggccgatccacgcgtgctgttgggcgcgcttgtggagctctggcatccgagagtctttgcctcgcagccacgcacgcagtcacattaaagcCAAGTCAAATttcttttcacctgtattttacaaaaacacaaaacgatggcccaattcacacagatagagaaagaatgacacgatgcgctgtgttgttttctgatccccctgactgcactgcacttcatgggccatggcgctatttggagtgtgctcactgctgaaacaacatttgctttaacagtagcctattggtcggctacttgtgacagacttgtattacaatagtagaattgaaatgaaaagaagaatatgaatactataagacctagtaggcctaacgagtgcctttccgagtgccttcccattacgcactatttcaacatactagggcagttgcataatgtccattttttgaacttgttgtagcctacgatgtagtttgcagttcttgtggactaaggcagtgtttcccaaccaggggtacgtgtaccactaggggtacgcgagcacacatcagggggtacgcagaaagATGTAATAATATCAAATATATTgattgtagtcacattgggatagaggaatagagcatgagtgagggtgagggggtactcatcatatgacaaaatggcttagggggtacgcaggacaaaaaaggttgggaaacactggactaagcANagcctacaatgcaaggaataggcatacaagaaggatcaccgcacactggtgcctttttaaaataatagtgaacagcgcatttcgcaatggcaacttattctctacatgtatttccatgtagcctatgcttgttggagtttaatcaaaatgtgctattggctttgttatgtgtggagatatgtgagcaattaaataatctgcattcatgcgagatgctgcttttggtgtgggttcaaatcccgatggtaatcaaacggttctttttttggcgcagctttgattgatcggagctcgtgaagcacgatagtggaacatataatttcctaggcctactatatttggacaatatttgtatcccctatttgaatattgtgttggtggggttttttccagccctgttcgtcacatgactagacatttggtgtagtatgggtcggaggcttgtgcacttggtggcagtaatcgatcgatgttgcttgaactctgcctgaacccgccccaaaccacgagcaagagtgacgtgcttcccaaaacaaaggtgaactagctaaccatgctagtcgttcaaattccgacagtagtactaacgaacagcccctacttcgttttgcgggaacacctgcgtcgttcgcaccaacatcggacgaacgactaactacattacatgtaaacattggtactttgtaagtccgaacgaagtgttccagaaacagttttgtcgcagctgggtcgttagttgctacattagttagcaacgaaggtttcgagaacggTAGCCctgagcataagcaatgatgactgtccacccgattaaatcatatacgtctacatattagttaCAGTATtccctccagatttaatcatgtacacaatctattttatgtatttattccatttcattcatttaacttaacttggttgggttgatctaaggtttggctgtgcacacaacatcacacaaaagatgtgttgagtgaaagaaataacttgagaacttgttacacctttgccggtaacaagcaggcccctcacaaccaatctgtccatcagcgcctggccaaacctaattacttagggctggtatatcatgactcaattgcttgcacctgaaaaactcctaatcaatctggtcacatggtactcttgagcctgtatataaacctggactgtcacagtgctttaaatatttgcctgcctacctgcctgctggctggtcagcatggcacagcatagcgcttgtttacctgcttttcaagcaagctaaaggcgcttttgacttatggcatttgttagctacatcttgtgccttgctttgtgagctagtcagtaacagcacatgttacattgtttgctccattgtgacCTTGATGTTGGCAAGCAAGCttaaggcgcttttggcttatggtatttgttagctacatctagtgatgggcaaatgaggcttcctgaaccaatgaggctttcaggcaaaaaggttcgaagcattcgaagcatttttcgaagcctcatttctcactggtgccatctggtgtgcaatgaaatgatttcataaaaaaaaaaaattcttgtgtcttatttgtattcgttccgtttcaataaatgtgatggggtgtgtgtatggaattaatgactcgtgattgtggaacactcaaatcaagtttaacgctgacccatgtgttatcgtggaagtgagagagagcatcattttgtggaggtcggcgcgcgaccgggagtgggccataaacgcaacagcagccaattaaaccggaaagaaatataatgaatagagtcacattataggcctatgaatgaaatgtaggcctaattcaagagattctaacaaatatcagttatccactagGCCTATTCGAACTCACAATGATAAAGGTAGCATTCTGCCGCCTTCACCACTAGGCCAGGCTCACAGAtaatttcattgtttatttagtCAGATTTGACAGAAGGCTACCCTGCGAAATTAAAAATTTTAATTGATCATCACACTGCTACCACGAGGATTTGAACCAATGATCATGAGAATTCAGGTCAGACAGTTTAACCACTGCGCCAGCCATGTGACTTTTTACATGGCAGAGCTGAGTTTTGTTCATGACACAACTTGTAAAGCCCATTAAAACCCGCACAAAAACCAttaaaataggctaaataaaatatGTCTGCACTCTTATTTAGCTATAAAGTTGAGTAGGACTAGCCTACTTAtaattgctgacagaactgctgtctcgttTATGGTAGCTTAACTCAAGGTAGGCctagaactaaaacaattttccaccacgtcttcgggagcgtctcactttgaaaatctacatcaaaagggaattgcatatcatatttggacatttgggtcaatctacggcatgagctgaatttattgtatagtggaaccaaatcaaagtcactacatatccagtctcaacattcacacaacaaacgcaatctgaaaacttgacaagtgctccgaggcgcagaaagcttgtttgggtagcggcgcgcaatgacacgtccacgcgcttcgcaaaatgtgaagcctcatctggcattgtcacgtggtatttcttgacgtcaaacgcctcgaagcgaggcttcagattttgcgcccacttttgctcgaagcacgcttcgaagcctcgcttcaaatttcccatcactaGCCTACATCttttgccttgctttgtgagctagtcagtaacagcacatgttacattgtttgctccactgtgcacttgatgtagatggtatggttatattttaaacttcattaaggaaaacatttggtattaatccctactagattgtgttcatacctgctcagctgatatttctctcacattgtgctGCAGTGCAGCATAGACTGACATATAAATTATAGACATTTTACATATTTTCAGCAACTTTGAAACATtgtcttaagagagcagtgtggcaaactgatgccaggcgcagggtgtttcagtcatggtggaggatgggaggtgcttaattaccatgatcagggtacctcaactatggtgagagatagtggggcaggaccaaaacacatttacaataataaacaaggttggagGAAACAAGGACTTataactaaaaattgttagtagggtgctccccgaaactgctttactctttatagtgtaagcttaacactataaatctaacaccagtgtttaacactgatctggagcaggaccaaatagacactagaacagtgttaattttaactctttaagtgttattttaacactacacaatttactgtgtggttgaaagtataggagaacggtaaaaccctattatttaactctgtaaaataagcttatttccaaaaataggacagtatcactttaaagcagttttttggatacggcagtctgaaagtgggctctctgagaagtctgttccaaatgtgtcaggggggtacctgacataaacatttttaatgacaaaactatgaggagttgagagctataattttgcacttttcctattgggacgtttgtgaacctccttgatttttttctgccaaatctgagatggtcgtgcgggatgattcggagatttggcgtggaatgaccctagtGTGTCGTAGGCTACggagggaggttctttcgttggcgggctcgtaccccacaggtgctttccgttgcgctcagagagagcacgggagagaacgcgtctttcgtaattgctttgcagtcgtgtgaatttggttaactctggcacggaagctcactttgtgccttgacggtgaagctggtattgaaaaataagcgcataattcacctaaagggtgaacccataagcgcatgattcatccaaacggttttatttatttattatttgtcgatgtttacattctttcccacatgcacatgatgctgaaatggcgtgatactaaaggctgatactaataaatgtctagtaatttgtaatgtagcctacttgatctatgtgacatttgaaatcatatggttcatTTCCAAATCCAACAATggtaagcttattatagcctaaactgcaaaaaaataaagccatgtctcgccattttgctgcctgccacattatttgcagtttccatgggcaatatgaccaataaacaaaaagtacatcctcaggggggcgttgacaggtttgGAGGAGGCCAGGGAGGCGTTTGGGGGgggaatggcatagttggaactggcatagagggacgcatctgttgtccacctgtcggccttgttctaACAAAAACTAATATGCCTAATAGATCAAATCCAAAACGTCATATCTCTCTTAGGTTGACAATGGACTTTACTTATCATATTGTAGGGAAATTATTTTAACATAGGGTACTGGAATTACGGTATAGGAAATGTTAAATTATGTCAACAATGTTCTTTATGTTTCCAGGTGAACTGAGGATTGTGCTGCTTGGGAAAGCTGGTGATGGGAAAAGCAGCACTGGGAACACCATCCTGGGAGAAGACGTCTTCAAAGTGCTGAGTTCCCCAAACTCTGTTACAAACAAGTGTGAAGCATGCAGCAGAACTGTCAACGGGCGAAAGATCATTGTGGTTGACACTCCAGGATTTCTTGATGCAACtgtggaagatgaagaggaacaaGAAATAAAAACTGAGATAAGAAAATGCCTGTCATTAAGTTCCCCAGGACCCCATGCCTTTATCATTGTGTTAAAAACTGGAAGATTATCGCAAGGGAACATAGAAGTTATACAGAAAACTTTGGAATcatttaagtcaaatgttttggaGCATAGTTTGATTGTCTTTACATTTGGGGAACAACTGAAGGTGAATGACCTGACCATTAGGCAGTTTGTTGAAGCCAGACCAAGTCAATCCAGGCTAAGTCAGAAAAAAAAAGAGCCGAGAAAATCTCCACTGAATGATATCGTAGATAAATGTGATGGTCGCTACTATGTAGTAGACAATCATTGCTGGCAAGAGGAGCAGGAGGGTGAATACAGCAACAGGAGGCAGATAGAGAAGCTGTTTAACACTATACTTGAGATGGTACAGAGTAATGAAAGAGGATATTACACTGAGGATCAGGCTGCAGGGGCAATGGGCTCACCGGTCTGACTAAAAATGTTAGTAATATTACACCAAATGGAACTGTTGGTTCTGGGAAGGTTGAATTGTTACCTTCTTTAGCACAGAAACATATCTGCAGGGGTTGCTAATATAATcaacaatgaaatgaaatgattttTTAGACAGAAAATGTATTTGTTGAGATTCATTTGGAGGAAGACACTGGTTGGCATTAcaatttgtatgtgtgtaattACTGTATCAGTAATGCAACATTGTGAGTACATTTTATTATCACCAAATAAATAATGAACATCCTGTTGGTTGTCGCCCAGGTTGCACCCCAGATATTGGCAGTTACAGTAATTATTATGGTTGTATATAGTTGTAAATATAACAACCTTTCCCATGATTTTCTTCGTTTTATGTTCCGTCTTTATGAGTTGATATGCCTTCTGacaacattatattacacttagctgatacttttGTCCAAACCATGTAGGTATGAGGCATtggtttaaccctcctgttatccttgggatctatttgaccccattcaatgtttaacgtctgaaaaatacattaacataattcttttgcttcatctttgatgacttttcctaaatatatggggtcgatgtgaaaaaagtgaaatttccagaAAAacgttttccctaagtgctgtacatgtttattttaagtgtattaaacatatatggaacatccatattttgctaatacatgttcccatatgtctagattatgtaaaatacatgaacataagttatttagaacagaacattttgctttatttagggctctgataactaacaatatgtatgatgtggatgagggccaaaactaattcaaggcaacttttgggcagttgttgcacattttcgcctagtcatggaaaggtttttttggtgtgtgggctgtgtgtgggggtgctaggacttatctaaagggctctTTTATGTCCCAAACAGAGCAACAgtgaatatctgaggcataaaccagtgcaaaagtttttgcttctactgattttgtagatatttaagtggctggggtcaaaatgaccccaaggatcacggatgtaacctaaatctgaggataacaggagggttaattccCTAGACACTTTGATCGCAAGATCAATTCAAAAACATTTGATCATGGCTGCCTCATAGTTCTCATGCAAAGATAATTAACTCATTGACTGCCTTTGACGAATTCCACCATCTTTTCGAATTGTGACGCACCTTGCCATTGACAAATTCCACCGTCAATTAAGTTTTTTGCAGCTATGCTTTGGTGGACGTCTCTCCtatcatatcgtcggcttgctaccaaaaccgcctaagtctgATTTGGGGGttttcggagagagagagagagagagagagagagagagagagagagagagagagagagagagagagagaaaactctgCTTCTTGTATCAAAAAGGCTAAGTCAAATtccccaagtcattcacattggcagaacaattgtgcacagggccacAGGATGAAAAGACAGGGCACCCATACCACCtaccaagatcataatagggcccctacccctgcaggagggccctaggcctacaggcaaatgccctccttgtcctccctatagctacgtccctggatcattttctcataggcagtgtgtgactttatacatacagatttttgactctggtgactgttgtgattgatcaatgaccctggcagaaaggcagggtgatgcagatgtggtaggggagtaagtttatgcaaaattTCGACCAAATTAGgtggttttggtagcaagccgacgatatgtaaCAATGACACGAGATTCGACCAACAAGCAGGAGAGCTCTGTGAAAGGTTCCGTGATAGGGGATACTCAGACGCGCTGGTAGACAACTATCTGGAGCGCACTGACCTATTGACTAAACGCACTAGACAAAATTTGAACGCCCCGCCCATCTCTAACGACTTAAAAAACATAGTGCACCGCCATTGGCACATTTTACGGAGTGATCCAACCATTGGCAATGTTTTCCAGAATGCACCACGTAACTGTTATAAAAGACCACCTAACCTGAGAGATCAACTAGGGCATTCATACCTCCCCGCGTCCACCCAGTCATCCTTCACTTTTCCTATTTCACCTGGTAATTTCAAATGTTTTAACTGCGCAGTGTGTAATTTTATGCTCATAGAAAAAGAATTTATACACCCAAAAACAAGCAGTACATACAAAGTAAAGGGCAGAATCACATGTCTATCAActtttattgtatatttattgaCATGCCCATGTGGTTTACTTTATGTGGggaaaacaaagagacagttgaaaaccgggattttttaacatgaatgtGCAATAAGGAAAAATGATGAAAAATCCTCTGTTGCAAGACATTTTCATTCTGCAGGCCATGACGCAAATATGTTGAAATTCATGGGCTTAGAGATGGTCAAACGATCACCACGAGGAGGTGATAGAGAGAACCGCCTCCGCCAGCGAGAAGCCTGGTATATTTTTAACTTGAACACCTGCATACCAAATGGGATGAATGAGGAATTGTCTCTTACCTGTTTTCTGTAAATTTCGACCAATTTGGAttattgtatatatgtatattttctggattgtgtatgaaatgttttttttccaatgaATTGTTTGTGATGCATGGACTGATGGAGTAATTTGATGTTCCATGACATTGGCTGAAGATAATGGGGTGTAGTAACGGGTGTGGGTATTTTAAGTGTGGTTACACATTGTTTCACTGTTGCACAcagaggaaggcacacgccgaaacgcgtctgtgcacaaaaataaagaagaaaaaattgatggaaggtacgcccccttttctttgattctacgtatttatttgggacagcacccttaaaagttatcaagaaacctgagtgaagcctgctacctacttgaatTAAATAAATGTAAGAAATGACATATTTTCGTATGAAGTTATAGGTTAATGCAGGCTTCTACATATCTCTGACTACATCCAATAAAGTACCTAGATAATTGTCTAATTGTTCAGTTTGTTTTGCATAGCTTAATTGTGTGATAATAAGAACATCTCAGACACTGATGTCTAAGTAtgaagttttgacacatggccattgtctttgaagcgGGAGAGACATAAAAAACTCTTAACAGGTGCAAATAAACTTGCCCATGTCAAGTTGCTTGCATCAAAATTAGCTAAGTCAAGTTAACCAAGTCATTGTAGAACAAATTGTAGAACAAATTGTGCAGGGCCCCAGGGAGAATAGATAGGGCCCCTATACCATCTACTATGGTCATAANAGGGCCCCTACNcctgccacctgcaggagggccctaggcctacaggtaaATGCCCGCCTTGTCCTctctatagctacgtccctggtcattcattttctgatAGGCAGTgtgacttacagtttttctcgattgcctacacacaattttcggattCTTCGGATTCTCAAAAcgctacacacaaatctccaaacctcacacacaacgggccaaactcttcactacctctgaaaaatgcacgtcttgtctcaaaacaatgtactctcttctaaaaacctcattttgtcatcaaatgacacacacagacagtcactacaatacacatttgcagacccattaaaacactgttgggcacagggtaaaactaatttctcccagtaacttgggcttttttttgttctggattgcatggatactgtgacataagttggaaaaacttcattcccacaacacacaaacagaaacaaaaagatttttatgtctttttcacaaaaataacacaatactgcctatttggcagtacaaaaaacccattacattactgtatagcctattgctatgaaaaaaaactcaacttgaaacacagtagaaacttattttcttcagtgttctacttactaaagagggtatttttctgtagtaaaatactgaaatattgtttttagacttggagtacacagacgtgtatatattttacatattttttaaaaaatatttaaaaattgcactaatgtattgtaaaatattgggtaaccacatgaaagttatgtcttgtataacatagttttgagttcaaaaactaaacaaatgggttttctccttgcatccactcatttttcatcaatatgacatgcaatgtgtgtccttatggggtgatgatttcagattgtaaaccggtatgaagagagtttgcccatgtgatgaggaagtgaacatagttgcagttgattgtagtgttgtgaatgacagtgtgttccatgagaaacccagtgtttttctttatgaaaattgagtgtaatccagagaattgtgtgtaatggtgtgaaaagagtgtgttttaaaactggaatttgagtgttaagtaggaattgtgtttagtgttcagtgacattggttaggggagttgggaaatgggtgagatgttccgagaattgtgtgtgaagtaccagaacttgtgtggaggcaatcgagaaaaactgtaatacatacagatttttgactctggtgactgttgtgattgatcaatgaccctggcggaaaggcagggtgatgcagctgtggtaggggagtaagtttatgtaaaaatctaatttcgaccaaattcggacttaggcggttttggtagcaagccgacgatatgtgaCATTTTCAAGCCTCTACACATTTAGGAACTAATCCTGTAGTTGGCAGTAGTGTCCTTATGGCGTATGGACTCAGCTCATGGCTCAGCCCATGAAAGGGGAAATGTCAAGCAGAAATCAGCATCACTAATATAATCACATAATCTCATCATCAGCAGCATAGCAAAATAATTTCTTGAAAGTTAAACACCTGTGACAGTTGTCTACTTCCTTGTCCAAGGTTTCAACACAACTACCACTAATGAATTCAGTGACCGAGCAAGACAAAATTAAAAACACCCCTCATTTTGCATGGTTTTGCATAGCTGctaccttaaccctatccagactgggcggGGGGAGCTAAAAGTGCccacaccaactttgatgtcgtataactcccgAATGACTacagctatgactacgaaactttgagacttttcctaaaatgaagttggctacaatgtgataccaaaagactagttttgacatttttgttgttgccatggcagcgGTTTTCCGACAGGTACATCTGACCAAAAAACAcggatctaagtctcatcatcatcacttttcatattttgtcacatttacattagcatcagacacccttgtgaacatctgAAGTGGTCTGacgcacataataaccaaaattgatgtgcattacccatgttagatggaaaatacattaaggtgacatctTGGGCAATAAattcaggaaatgacgtcataatgatgtcatccaataatgacaccaaacttatgtcagtcatagatctttggctgaagatcatcccctccaagtttggtcatacgccattcggttcctaagttatgagggtgggggtgtcaaaagagcccccccccccccccggtcccaggaatgccaaaaaagcctggtctggatagggttaacaccAATATACTCTACCAGAGATTATGTGACAACCATTTTagtttggatatgtgatcagcatACACAACATCAGGAAGATGCAACCAAAAAAGAACTaacagggtcattccacgccaaatctccaaatcatcccgcacgaccatctcagatttggcagaaaaaaatcaaggaggttcacaaacgtcccaataggaaaagtgcaaaattatagctctcaactcctcatagttttgtcattaaaaatgtttttgtcaggtacccccctgactcgtttggaacagacttctcatagagcccactttcagattgccatATCTAAAAAagtactttaagtaggtccttatgaatttcaaggggtaacatttggaacatgtacttgtgaaatgtggattttcacgcattctcttgtcatttaccaccgttttctgggggcttaaagttgcttgaaaaattctcacctttgaatttgtgggcatctttgaaggactgtggtaagcgcagttttaaaaacagaggtttgatatggacaatgtatgttcccaaccattctgtgcatttTGGTGTTAAaagtagtggtgggccgttatcggcgttaacatgcggcgataatgtgagactcttatcgtgcgacaaagaaaat
Proteins encoded in this region:
- the LOC134461448 gene encoding GTPase IMAP family member 4-like translates to MEQIPHKFLISYCSEGGEPQTISTESCSTTLTGLQPETQYTVTVTVCADPYSGTEEKIASISATFHTSELRIVLLGKAGDGKSSTGNTILGEDVFKVLSSPNSVTNKCEACSRTVNGRKIIVVDTPGFLDATVEDEEEQEIKTEIRKCLSLSSPGPHAFIIVLKTGRLSQGNIEVIQKTLESFKSNVLEHSLIVFTFGEQLKVNDLTIRQFVEARPSQSRLSQKKKEPRKSPLNDIVDKCDGRYYVVDNHCWQEEQEGEYSNRRQIEKLFNTILEMVQSNERGYYTEDQAAGAMGSPV